A single genomic interval of Longimicrobium sp. harbors:
- a CDS encoding RagB/SusD family nutrient uptake outer membrane protein: protein MKLRILGVLALAAVAGACDDPLNPTPQQNIPTAEALNSPDEVRTAVNGMYDALQNCDGGYCRNLILFPDLYAGNLSFTGTYVSDREVSRRQVTASNTALPGLWGTAYSGIDRANNVLTAIPTLQSEFEADEYARLTAEARFVRALNYHNLVKFFGGVPIVTTPITVAPANTGQARNTEAEVYAFIEQDLAAAIPALPSAASTSREYQGHATSGAARSLLARVYLYQRKWQQAYDMANAVIVSGQYALQADYAGVFTREQTSESVFEVPFTVTDPGSLAFWFYTSALGGRRGIAPSSALLATLSGSDKRRAVAVQFDEEGTSYGNKYEDISSTADDVPVIRFAELYLIRAEAAARLGNLAQARADVDMIRNRAGLASLDATAVNTQTLVLQAVLNERRRELFFEGHWFFDLKRFGDQAFAASLLTSLGITEFRLLFPLPQREIDANPSLTQNPGY from the coding sequence ATGAAGCTACGAATTCTCGGCGTCCTTGCGCTGGCGGCTGTCGCCGGAGCCTGCGACGACCCGCTCAACCCGACGCCGCAGCAGAACATTCCGACCGCCGAGGCGCTCAATTCGCCCGACGAGGTTCGGACGGCCGTCAACGGGATGTACGACGCGCTGCAGAACTGCGATGGCGGGTACTGCCGCAACCTGATCCTCTTCCCGGATCTGTACGCGGGCAACCTGTCGTTCACGGGAACGTACGTGAGCGACCGCGAGGTTTCCCGCCGCCAGGTGACGGCATCCAACACCGCCCTTCCGGGGCTGTGGGGCACCGCGTACAGCGGCATCGACCGCGCGAACAACGTGCTCACCGCGATTCCGACCCTCCAGTCGGAGTTCGAGGCCGACGAGTACGCGCGCCTGACGGCCGAGGCGCGCTTCGTCCGGGCCCTGAACTACCACAACCTGGTGAAGTTCTTCGGAGGCGTGCCAATCGTCACCACGCCCATCACGGTTGCGCCCGCGAACACGGGGCAGGCGCGCAACACCGAAGCCGAGGTGTACGCGTTCATCGAGCAGGACCTGGCCGCGGCCATCCCGGCGCTTCCGTCGGCCGCCAGCACTTCGCGCGAATACCAGGGCCACGCAACCTCCGGCGCGGCGCGGTCGCTGCTGGCCCGCGTGTACCTGTACCAGCGCAAGTGGCAGCAGGCGTACGACATGGCCAATGCGGTGATCGTCAGCGGGCAGTACGCGCTGCAGGCCGACTACGCGGGCGTGTTCACCCGCGAGCAGACCAGCGAATCGGTATTCGAGGTTCCGTTCACCGTGACGGACCCGGGGTCGCTGGCCTTCTGGTTCTACACCAGCGCGCTGGGCGGCCGCCGCGGCATCGCGCCGTCGAGCGCCCTGCTCGCCACCCTCAGCGGCTCCGACAAGCGCCGTGCCGTCGCCGTTCAGTTCGACGAGGAGGGAACCTCGTACGGCAACAAGTACGAGGACATCTCCAGCACGGCCGACGACGTTCCGGTGATCCGCTTCGCCGAGCTGTACCTGATCCGGGCCGAAGCGGCCGCGCGCCTGGGCAACCTGGCGCAGGCGCGCGCCGACGTCGACATGATCCGGAACCGCGCCGGGCTTGCCTCGCTGGACGCGACGGCCGTGAACACGCAGACGCTGGTGCTGCAGGCCGTGCTCAACGAGCGCCGCCGCGAGCTCTTCTTCGAGGGCCACTGGTTCTTCGACCTGAAGCGCTTCGGCGACCAGGCGTTCGCCGCGAGCCTGCTCACCTCGCTCGGGATAACGGAGTTCCGCCTGCTGTTCCCACTGCCGCAGCGCGAGATCGACGCCAACCCCTCCCTGACGCAGAACCCCGGCTACTAA
- a CDS encoding TonB-dependent receptor: MTRLRVLLAVALALALAPVAAVAQAGTVRGRVVEQGSNSPLQGVSVSVVGGGQTVVTNQEGRFALSNVPAGARTLRAARIGYGAQTRSVTVGAEPVEVNFALGTDVLGLDEIVVIGYGQVERRNAGGGAISSIRPSEVTANTPTPTVENVLQGRVAGVQVVQNSGVPGSAISVRVRGASSITAGNEPLYVIDGVPLIQGNFSTIQGAIGQTQGIDALSDLNPNEIESIEVLKDASAAAIYGSRASNGVVLISTKRGRAGERPDIRVQTYTGTQEAWNRPNFLNAQEYIEVYNEGFTADGYQDVYGVDNLFGYAGENVLIEVDPDVNTNWIDEVLQSAPISNVTASIAGGTERARYYVSGTRFQQDGIVSGYGFERMNGRVNLDYTANDRMTLGTSVSLTRGVIDRSRGDNTIYGPFANALASAPTDPVRDEEGEYNFNTLSYVNPVALNELNRAEERSFHVLGNAFLDYTLAEGLNARVNLGLDQYQLRGYLYDSPLVPPGSGSNGYGQVGNSFATKVLTEGTVNWQRDLNASNTFSGVVGTSYESNNSEFSSVFGTQFPSGLKQLASAATVTGGSSSLTEYDLASVFGRAQHTFRDRLTTTFNMRLDGSSRFGENNQWGLFPSAAVQYRVSEEPFMRNLGFVSNLALRASYGRTGNQEGLGDFASAGLFGGTGAYNDRPAIAPVQLGNPDLSWEKTDQLNLGADLGFLDDRFGLTFDWYRKYTSDLLLNRPIPLSTGFASITENIGEMRNMGVELGLRAQLVRAGSPQGFSWNTEFNVSHNDNVVTKLYNEQPISGSFVARVEEGQPLGFFRGYVMEGIFQTGDPICYTATGETTAQRNTRCAAAGLAFQSAFTVPGDVRFHDVNGDGVITSADQERIGDPWPDYTGGWTNNVSFAGLDLTVFTQFSQGNDIYNGNREYTDAFGTYFDNNSAHARDRWTPENPSTTEARSTFDDSNANARSSSRFVEDGSYVRIKNAVLGYNVPARLAGRMGMGSMRVYVQAQNLKTWTDYSGFDPEVNFSGAATVTRGIDFYTLPQARTYTVGLNFGF; encoded by the coding sequence ATGACAAGACTTCGTGTGCTGCTTGCGGTGGCTCTTGCCCTGGCGCTTGCGCCCGTGGCGGCCGTCGCGCAGGCGGGAACCGTCCGTGGACGGGTGGTCGAGCAGGGCTCGAACAGCCCGCTGCAGGGCGTCTCGGTGAGCGTCGTGGGCGGAGGCCAGACGGTGGTCACCAACCAGGAGGGCCGCTTCGCCCTTTCCAACGTGCCGGCCGGCGCGCGCACCCTTCGCGCGGCCCGCATCGGCTACGGGGCGCAGACGCGCTCCGTCACGGTGGGCGCCGAGCCCGTCGAGGTGAACTTCGCGCTGGGCACCGACGTGCTGGGCCTGGACGAGATCGTGGTCATCGGCTACGGCCAGGTGGAGCGCCGCAACGCCGGCGGCGGCGCCATCTCCTCGATCCGCCCGTCCGAGGTGACCGCCAACACCCCCACCCCCACGGTGGAGAACGTGCTGCAGGGCCGCGTGGCGGGCGTGCAGGTGGTGCAGAACTCGGGCGTGCCCGGGTCGGCCATCTCCGTTCGCGTGCGCGGCGCCTCGTCCATCACGGCCGGCAACGAGCCGCTGTACGTGATCGACGGCGTACCCCTGATCCAGGGCAACTTCTCGACGATCCAGGGCGCCATCGGGCAGACGCAGGGCATCGACGCCCTGTCTGACCTGAACCCCAACGAGATCGAGTCCATCGAGGTGCTGAAGGACGCCTCGGCCGCCGCCATCTACGGATCGCGCGCGTCCAACGGCGTCGTGCTCATCAGCACCAAGCGCGGCCGCGCGGGCGAGCGCCCGGACATCCGCGTGCAGACCTACACCGGCACGCAGGAAGCCTGGAACCGGCCCAACTTCCTGAACGCGCAGGAATACATCGAGGTGTACAACGAGGGGTTCACCGCCGACGGCTACCAGGACGTGTACGGCGTCGACAACCTCTTCGGGTACGCCGGCGAGAACGTGCTGATCGAAGTCGATCCGGACGTGAACACCAACTGGATCGACGAGGTGCTGCAGTCGGCCCCGATCTCCAACGTGACCGCGTCCATCGCGGGCGGGACGGAGCGCGCGCGCTACTACGTGAGCGGCACCCGGTTCCAGCAGGACGGCATCGTTTCGGGCTACGGCTTCGAGCGCATGAACGGCCGCGTGAACCTGGACTACACCGCCAACGACCGGATGACGCTGGGCACCAGCGTGTCGCTGACGCGCGGCGTGATCGACCGCTCGCGCGGCGACAACACGATCTACGGTCCGTTCGCCAACGCCCTGGCCAGCGCCCCGACCGATCCGGTGCGCGACGAAGAGGGCGAGTACAACTTCAACACCCTGTCGTACGTGAACCCGGTGGCGCTCAACGAGCTGAACCGGGCCGAGGAGCGCAGCTTCCACGTGCTGGGCAACGCGTTCCTGGACTACACGCTGGCCGAGGGGCTGAACGCCCGCGTCAACCTGGGCCTCGACCAGTACCAGCTCCGGGGGTACCTGTACGATTCGCCGCTCGTTCCGCCCGGCTCGGGCTCCAACGGATACGGCCAGGTGGGCAACTCGTTCGCCACCAAGGTGCTTACCGAGGGAACGGTGAACTGGCAGCGCGACCTGAACGCGAGCAACACGTTCTCGGGCGTGGTCGGCACCAGCTACGAGAGCAACAACAGCGAATTCAGCTCGGTGTTCGGAACGCAGTTCCCGTCGGGGCTCAAGCAGCTCGCGTCGGCGGCCACCGTCACCGGCGGCAGCAGCAGCCTTACGGAGTACGACCTGGCCTCGGTGTTCGGCCGGGCACAGCACACCTTCCGCGACCGGCTCACCACCACGTTCAACATGCGCCTCGACGGGTCGTCGCGGTTCGGTGAGAACAACCAGTGGGGCCTGTTCCCGTCGGCGGCGGTGCAGTACCGCGTGAGCGAGGAGCCCTTCATGCGGAACCTGGGCTTCGTCAGCAACCTGGCGCTGCGGGCGAGCTACGGCCGCACGGGCAACCAGGAGGGCCTGGGCGACTTCGCCTCCGCCGGGCTGTTCGGCGGCACGGGTGCGTACAACGATCGTCCGGCCATCGCGCCGGTGCAGCTGGGCAACCCCGACCTGAGCTGGGAAAAGACCGACCAGCTGAACCTGGGCGCGGACCTCGGGTTCCTGGACGACCGCTTCGGCCTGACGTTCGACTGGTACCGCAAGTACACGTCGGACCTGCTGCTGAACCGGCCCATCCCGCTGTCGACCGGGTTCGCCTCCATCACCGAGAACATCGGTGAAATGCGGAACATGGGCGTGGAGCTGGGACTGCGCGCGCAGCTGGTGCGGGCGGGTTCGCCCCAGGGCTTCTCGTGGAACACCGAGTTCAACGTGTCCCACAACGACAACGTGGTCACCAAGCTGTACAACGAGCAGCCCATCTCGGGCAGCTTCGTGGCGCGCGTCGAGGAAGGGCAGCCCCTGGGCTTCTTCCGCGGCTACGTGATGGAAGGGATCTTCCAGACCGGCGACCCGATCTGCTACACCGCCACGGGTGAGACGACGGCGCAGCGCAACACTCGCTGCGCGGCGGCGGGGCTGGCGTTCCAGAGCGCCTTCACCGTTCCGGGCGACGTGCGCTTCCACGACGTGAACGGCGACGGCGTGATCACCTCGGCCGACCAGGAGCGCATCGGCGACCCGTGGCCGGACTACACGGGCGGCTGGACGAACAACGTGTCGTTCGCGGGGCTGGACCTGACCGTGTTCACGCAGTTCTCGCAGGGCAACGACATCTACAACGGCAACCGCGAGTACACCGACGCGTTCGGCACCTACTTCGACAACAACTCGGCGCATGCCCGGGACCGGTGGACGCCGGAGAACCCCAGCACCACCGAGGCACGCTCCACGTTCGACGACAGCAACGCCAACGCGCGCTCGTCCAGCCGCTTCGTCGAGGACGGCAGCTACGTCCGCATCAAGAACGCGGTGCTCGGCTACAACGTCCCGGCCCGGCTCGCCGGCCGCATGGGCATGGGCAGCATGCGCGTGTACGTTCAGGCACAGAACCTGAAGACCTGGACGGACTACAGCGGGTTCGACCCCGAGGTCAACTTCAGCGGTGCGGCGACCGTCACCCGCGGGATCGACTTCTATACGCTCCCACAGGCGCGGACGTACACCGTCGGCCTGAACTTCGGCTTCTGA
- a CDS encoding DUF3343 domain-containing protein codes for MFTFETTHHALWAEEVARDHGVPAEVVPAPPAARARCNLALETLPADEERMAALLDGAGVPFGRWAG; via the coding sequence GTGTTTACGTTCGAAACCACGCACCATGCGCTGTGGGCCGAAGAAGTGGCCCGCGACCACGGGGTGCCCGCCGAGGTGGTTCCCGCGCCGCCGGCCGCGCGGGCCCGGTGCAACCTGGCGCTGGAAACGCTCCCCGCCGACGAGGAGCGCATGGCGGCGCTGCTGGACGGCGCGGGGGTGCCGTTCGGGCGGTGGGCCGGGTGA
- the kaiC gene encoding circadian clock protein KaiC gives MTEPSTPLALKASTGIQGFDEMTGGGLPRSRITVVLGSAGAGKTVFALQTLVCGATEHHEPGIFVAFEEDTRRIMENAHSFGWDLPALERDRLFFLDAYVSPTVTVAGDFDLEGILAQVGEQARALGATRIVFDGIDVLLSLLDGPVVRRREVYRLYEWLAQRDFTALLTVKAEGPNLLADPEYQFLPFMADAVVMLTHDMRERVSVRSVRVVKYRGSGFSENEYPLTITSSGIEVATYGRAELQYPVSREKLSTGVPRLDAMLGDGWFRGSSILITGVPGTAKTTLAGTFADRCCRGGERVMFLSFDEPADQIVRNLSSVGLDLGRWVSEGVLDLWSLRSETRSVEEHLIDIKRRIEKSGATVVIVDPLSALAKAGGEVAAVDASLRLLDFAKSRGITALCTSLQSGNDPVMEASSLNVSTIADTWLHLAYRIRGGERNRSLTVIKSRGMAHSNQVRELVLSGEGITLSDVYSAGGEVLMGTARWEKEEEMRREAEAAERETRRRRAEMEASAAAVRARMEQLARELDGLEAEREALAADAEAQAHARREAMDTIGVLRRGDADAPPAHAGAEP, from the coding sequence ATGACGGAACCATCCACGCCCCTGGCCCTCAAGGCTTCCACGGGCATCCAGGGCTTCGACGAGATGACGGGCGGCGGGCTGCCGCGGTCGCGCATTACCGTGGTGCTGGGCTCGGCCGGGGCGGGAAAGACCGTCTTCGCCCTGCAGACCCTGGTGTGCGGGGCCACCGAGCACCACGAGCCCGGCATCTTCGTGGCGTTCGAGGAAGATACGCGCCGCATCATGGAGAACGCCCACTCGTTCGGCTGGGACCTTCCCGCGCTGGAGCGCGACCGGCTCTTCTTCCTGGACGCCTACGTTTCGCCCACCGTGACGGTGGCGGGCGACTTCGACCTGGAGGGCATCCTGGCCCAGGTGGGAGAGCAGGCCCGGGCACTGGGAGCCACGCGCATCGTCTTCGACGGCATCGACGTGCTGCTGTCGCTGCTCGACGGGCCCGTGGTGCGGCGCCGCGAGGTGTACCGGCTGTACGAGTGGCTGGCGCAGCGCGACTTCACCGCCCTGCTCACCGTGAAGGCCGAGGGCCCCAACCTGCTGGCCGACCCCGAGTACCAGTTCCTTCCCTTCATGGCCGACGCGGTGGTGATGCTTACGCACGACATGCGCGAGCGGGTGAGCGTGCGCAGCGTTCGCGTGGTCAAGTACCGCGGCTCGGGGTTTTCGGAGAACGAATACCCGCTGACCATCACCTCGTCGGGGATCGAGGTGGCCACCTACGGCCGGGCCGAGCTTCAGTACCCCGTTTCCCGCGAGAAGCTGTCCACCGGCGTGCCGCGGCTGGACGCCATGCTGGGCGACGGCTGGTTCCGCGGCTCCAGCATCCTGATCACCGGCGTTCCCGGCACGGCCAAGACCACGCTGGCCGGCACCTTCGCCGACCGCTGCTGCCGCGGCGGCGAGCGGGTGATGTTCCTTTCCTTCGACGAGCCGGCCGACCAGATCGTCCGCAACCTGTCGTCGGTGGGGCTGGACCTGGGCCGCTGGGTGAGTGAAGGGGTGCTCGACCTGTGGTCGCTGCGCTCGGAAACACGGAGCGTCGAAGAGCACCTGATCGACATCAAGCGCCGGATCGAGAAGAGCGGGGCCACCGTGGTGATCGTGGACCCCCTGTCGGCGCTGGCCAAGGCAGGGGGCGAGGTGGCCGCGGTGGATGCCAGCCTGCGGCTGCTGGACTTCGCCAAGTCGCGGGGAATCACCGCGCTGTGCACCAGCCTGCAGAGCGGCAACGACCCGGTGATGGAAGCCTCGTCGCTGAACGTGTCGACCATCGCCGACACCTGGCTTCACCTGGCCTACCGCATTCGCGGGGGCGAGCGCAACCGCTCGCTCACCGTCATCAAGTCGCGGGGCATGGCGCACAGCAACCAGGTGCGGGAGCTGGTGCTGAGCGGCGAGGGCATCACCCTGTCCGACGTGTACAGCGCGGGCGGCGAGGTGCTGATGGGAACGGCGCGGTGGGAAAAGGAAGAGGAGATGCGGCGCGAGGCCGAGGCGGCCGAGCGCGAGACCCGCCGCCGCCGGGCCGAGATGGAAGCGTCCGCCGCGGCCGTGCGCGCCCGCATGGAGCAACTGGCCCGCGAGCTGGACGGGCTGGAGGCGGAGCGCGAGGCGCTGGCGGCCGACGCCGAAGCCCAGGCCCACGCCCGGCGGGAGGCCATGGACACCATCGGCGTCCTTCGCCGCGGCGACGCCGACGCGCCCCCCGCGCACGCCGGGGCCGAGCCATGA
- a CDS encoding circadian clock KaiB family protein translates to MTAGPPPEAGMHLRLYVAGNAPNSAAAVRNLQRVREELGECEVEIVDLSQTPGRAREDGILVTPALVCLAPRRALVLGNLSDTAAVLAALGR, encoded by the coding sequence ATGACGGCCGGGCCGCCGCCGGAGGCCGGCATGCACCTGCGCCTGTACGTGGCGGGAAACGCCCCCAACTCCGCCGCCGCCGTCCGCAACCTGCAGCGGGTGCGCGAGGAATTGGGCGAGTGCGAAGTGGAGATCGTGGACCTGTCGCAGACCCCCGGCCGTGCCCGCGAGGACGGCATCCTGGTCACCCCCGCGCTGGTGTGCCTGGCTCCCCGCCGGGCCCTGGTGCTGGGCAACCTTTCCGATACCGCGGCGGTCCTTGCCGCTCTTGGCCGATGA
- a CDS encoding PAS domain S-box protein: MIAPAPPQQRLPELISRLGALLEEIDDATGGQVDALVDPAGQVSWLLRGAQEALVRQEQEFRALAENSADLILRVSPGLRVLYANPAALGMRGEPLETLRGTPLHVVTGGEAGTDELQAEIQEVVATGQPREAEFVFGEGASGRVLHARLNPELGTDGELASVLAVLRDTTAIHASTRELAAAHKRISGILESVTDAFFSLDAGWRFTYLNSRAETLMRRERAELLGQSLWEAFPSAVGTRFETEYRRVAAERVPSVFEEFYAPLNTWREVHAYPAEDGGVSVYFRDISERKARERETADLVERLATKRALLEAVLRQLPVGVVIAEAPSGRLLMGNEQVDQIFGHGYRPSASIGEYGEWVGHHPDGRRVQSEEWPLSRALRTGVPAGPDEYHVPRADGTRGTARLSASPVMDAQGAVIAGVVVIADVTEQRGALDALRASDERFRLVNLATNDIIYDWELVAGTLDWNAALGTLGHDQATVPRTAAWWYEQVHPDDIVRVRASLDRFLAGRGLFWSEDYRFRRADGSYARVYDRAHLVRTGDGRPERMIGSMLDVSQRDAADAALHHQALLLDTVEQAVIATDPRGHITYWNRFAEELYGWKRHEVMGRSVVEVTPSEEMMQEAAKIMERLSRGESWSGQFPVRRRDGTTFVAQVTDTPICGPTGELVGVVGVSFDITERRELEEQLRQSQKMDAVGQLAGGVAHDFNNLLTVIQGTVELLKADLPPADPVRDDIHQIGEAAERAATLTRQLLAFSRRQILKPQPVNLASLVSGLLPMLKRLIGEDVELRFQAGAAAAQAEADPGQLEQVLMNLVVNARDAIPAGGGRIMVETREVEVRAGDEGPDAGLAPGRYAVLAVRDSGTGMPEEVRRRVFEPFFTTKEPGKGTGLGLSTVYGIARQSDGHVFVDSAPGKGTEFRVYLPARATPEPAGAEPQALPPTGTETVLLIEDEEAVRSLTRRVLTRHGYTVLEARDGSEALELARLQADRIDLVISDVVMPGRSGPAAAAEISGIAGGVPVLYMSGYTDDDILRRGIRTADTHFLQKPFSPHAILAQVRSLLDARRY; encoded by the coding sequence ATGATTGCCCCCGCCCCCCCGCAGCAGCGCCTTCCCGAGCTCATCTCGCGGCTCGGCGCCCTTCTCGAAGAAATCGACGACGCCACCGGCGGCCAGGTGGACGCCCTGGTGGACCCGGCCGGCCAGGTGAGCTGGCTTCTGCGCGGCGCCCAGGAGGCGCTGGTGCGGCAGGAGCAGGAGTTCCGCGCCCTGGCCGAGAACTCCGCCGACCTCATCCTGCGCGTGAGCCCGGGGCTCCGGGTGCTGTACGCCAACCCCGCGGCGCTGGGGATGCGGGGTGAGCCGCTGGAAACGCTGCGCGGGACGCCCCTTCACGTGGTTACGGGAGGCGAGGCGGGAACGGACGAGCTGCAGGCCGAGATCCAGGAGGTCGTGGCGACGGGCCAGCCGCGCGAGGCCGAGTTCGTCTTTGGCGAAGGCGCCTCCGGGCGCGTGCTCCACGCGCGCCTGAACCCCGAGCTGGGGACGGACGGCGAGCTCGCCTCCGTCCTGGCGGTGCTGCGCGACACCACCGCCATCCATGCCTCCACCCGGGAGCTGGCGGCGGCGCACAAGCGCATCAGCGGCATCCTGGAAAGCGTCACGGACGCGTTCTTCTCGCTGGACGCCGGCTGGCGCTTCACGTACCTGAACTCGCGCGCCGAAACGCTGATGCGCCGGGAGCGCGCGGAGCTGCTGGGCCAGTCGCTGTGGGAGGCCTTTCCGTCCGCGGTCGGCACCCGGTTCGAAACGGAGTACCGCCGCGTGGCCGCCGAGCGCGTGCCGAGCGTGTTCGAGGAGTTCTACGCCCCGCTGAACACCTGGCGCGAGGTGCACGCGTATCCGGCCGAGGATGGCGGGGTGTCCGTCTACTTCCGCGACATCAGCGAGCGCAAGGCCCGGGAGCGCGAAACCGCCGACCTGGTGGAGCGGCTGGCGACCAAGCGCGCGCTGCTCGAGGCCGTGCTCCGCCAACTTCCCGTGGGCGTGGTGATCGCCGAGGCCCCGTCCGGGCGGCTGCTGATGGGCAACGAGCAGGTGGACCAGATCTTCGGCCACGGCTACCGGCCCTCGGCCTCCATCGGCGAGTACGGGGAGTGGGTGGGCCATCACCCCGACGGGCGCCGGGTGCAGTCCGAGGAGTGGCCCCTTTCCCGGGCGCTGCGCACCGGCGTGCCGGCCGGCCCCGACGAGTACCACGTGCCCCGGGCCGACGGCACGCGCGGCACCGCCCGGCTGAGCGCCTCGCCGGTGATGGACGCGCAGGGCGCGGTGATCGCGGGGGTGGTGGTGATCGCCGACGTCACCGAGCAGCGCGGCGCGCTCGACGCGCTGCGCGCCAGCGACGAACGCTTCCGGCTGGTGAACCTTGCCACCAACGACATCATCTACGACTGGGAGCTGGTGGCCGGCACGCTGGACTGGAACGCCGCCCTGGGCACCCTGGGACACGACCAGGCCACCGTTCCCCGGACGGCGGCCTGGTGGTACGAGCAGGTTCACCCCGACGACATCGTCCGCGTACGGGCCAGCCTGGACCGCTTCCTGGCCGGGAGGGGGCTCTTCTGGTCCGAGGACTACCGCTTCCGGCGCGCGGACGGCTCGTACGCCCGCGTGTACGACCGCGCCCACCTGGTGCGCACCGGCGACGGACGGCCGGAACGGATGATCGGCTCCATGCTCGACGTCAGCCAGCGCGACGCGGCCGACGCCGCGCTCCACCACCAGGCGCTGCTGCTGGACACCGTGGAGCAGGCGGTGATCGCCACCGACCCGCGGGGGCACATCACCTACTGGAACCGCTTCGCCGAAGAGCTCTACGGGTGGAAGCGCCACGAGGTGATGGGCCGCTCCGTGGTGGAGGTGACCCCCTCGGAAGAGATGATGCAGGAGGCCGCGAAGATCATGGAGCGGCTGTCGCGGGGCGAAAGCTGGTCGGGGCAGTTCCCGGTGCGGCGCAGGGACGGCACCACCTTCGTGGCCCAGGTGACGGACACGCCCATCTGCGGCCCCACGGGCGAGCTGGTGGGCGTGGTGGGAGTGTCGTTCGACATCACCGAGCGGCGCGAGCTCGAGGAGCAGCTTCGCCAGTCGCAGAAGATGGACGCCGTGGGGCAGCTGGCCGGCGGGGTGGCCCACGACTTCAACAACCTGCTCACCGTCATCCAGGGCACCGTCGAGCTGCTGAAGGCCGACCTGCCCCCGGCCGACCCCGTCCGCGACGACATCCACCAGATCGGCGAGGCGGCCGAGCGCGCGGCCACCCTCACGCGCCAGCTGCTGGCCTTCAGCCGCCGGCAGATCCTGAAGCCCCAGCCCGTGAACCTGGCCAGCCTGGTGAGCGGCCTGCTCCCCATGCTCAAGCGGCTGATCGGCGAGGACGTGGAGCTGCGCTTCCAGGCCGGCGCCGCGGCGGCGCAGGCCGAGGCCGACCCCGGGCAGCTGGAGCAGGTGCTGATGAACCTGGTGGTGAACGCCCGCGACGCCATTCCGGCCGGCGGCGGGCGGATCATGGTGGAAACGCGCGAAGTGGAGGTGCGGGCCGGCGACGAGGGTCCCGACGCCGGGCTGGCCCCGGGGCGCTACGCCGTGCTGGCGGTGCGCGACTCGGGAACGGGGATGCCGGAGGAGGTGCGCCGGCGCGTGTTCGAGCCGTTCTTCACCACCAAGGAGCCCGGGAAGGGCACGGGGCTGGGGCTGAGCACGGTATATGGCATCGCCAGGCAGAGCGACGGCCACGTCTTCGTAGACAGCGCGCCGGGGAAGGGCACCGAGTTCCGGGTGTACCTGCCCGCCCGGGCCACGCCGGAGCCGGCCGGCGCGGAGCCGCAGGCCCTGCCGCCCACCGGCACCGAGACCGTGCTGCTGATCGAGGACGAGGAGGCGGTGCGCAGCCTGACGCGCCGCGTGCTCACCCGCCACGGCTACACCGTGCTGGAGGCGCGCGACGGCTCGGAGGCGCTGGAGCTGGCCCGGCTGCAGGCCGACCGCATCGACCTGGTGATCTCGGACGTGGTGATGCCGGGGCGCAGCGGGCCGGCCGCGGCCGCGGAGATCTCGGGGATCGCAGGCGGCGTGCCCGTGCTGTACATGTCGGGATACACCGACGACGACATCCTCCGCCGGGGGATCCGCACCGCCGACACCCACTTCCTCCAGAAGCCCTTCTCGCCGCACGCCATCCTGGCCCAGGTGCGCTCGCTGCTCGACGCGCGGCGGTACTGA